A window from Oligoflexus sp. encodes these proteins:
- a CDS encoding ATP-binding protein, with the protein MTNVQDSRKKKANGPSSLMQRLWQATCTYFFIDRAHYPDRGRRAEAVVALSFMLVYSCAWFSYVPIYGILFQNKVAALAVGLIGLPTALGALFIQRTRKNLAVASALLNYGCALTLIGCIYATGGTWSPIYFWSFSPVAGAYLLSGSKHGMAVTAIAALGNAIVAFVTQPHLNPDQWFFQFDVFSSFHVGFIAMTVFFSLTVFSLILYIFETKLKQALHESEKARHEIEKQKQIVDEAFATIKEQMAENKAVMNATEVALVMIFPGMKIDLEKSSAYFQKLFPGIDNFSQVLRKMKIESAKSVLQSVIGESTLTWSLNESSFPLEAIIDDNTHELEWKKIENDGVITAIVFAAKNVQPLLDSKKKMESLNRYAQLLVTVVGEQDDNRSHDKEKKNRAIIKAINRQIPQVREAIARAEISLVDNWQPIYITLHTLKGEMSSFSFNDIKEFLHKTEEHVKDVREIIRVHQGKLDHEAREKLTAIKGRLIHDLIHIQNSLQEIQDICRQTGADQNAILISRERLQYAKDDPHLLKELVIDSLYEDVRDVIKGFESEIYKVAGDLGKPSPRLLISSGRYYLTDFAADKLRQALTHIIRNSLDHGIESRDERLQKGKSEIGELTFVVDDDGPSIQIRIRDDGRGLNLVDIREKAMAQGLIQQSRKHSLREISELILLPGFSTTRNVSMVSGRGIGMEAARGFIADLGGALTLHLLDQTDHPALELRLSIPKAHIPVTPDAWLESKSA; encoded by the coding sequence GTGACAAACGTCCAGGATAGTCGCAAGAAAAAGGCAAACGGCCCATCCTCGCTCATGCAAAGGCTCTGGCAGGCGACCTGCACCTACTTCTTCATCGATCGCGCGCATTATCCCGATCGGGGCCGCAGGGCCGAGGCTGTCGTGGCCCTATCGTTCATGCTGGTGTATTCCTGCGCCTGGTTCAGCTACGTCCCGATCTATGGGATTCTCTTTCAAAACAAGGTCGCCGCCCTTGCTGTGGGTCTGATCGGACTTCCGACGGCCCTCGGTGCTCTTTTCATCCAAAGAACGCGTAAGAACCTGGCCGTCGCCTCCGCTCTTCTCAACTATGGCTGCGCTCTTACGCTGATTGGCTGCATCTATGCCACGGGCGGCACATGGTCGCCCATCTATTTCTGGTCCTTTTCTCCAGTCGCTGGCGCCTATCTCCTTTCAGGTTCAAAACATGGAATGGCTGTCACAGCCATAGCAGCCTTAGGGAATGCGATCGTCGCTTTCGTCACGCAGCCCCATCTGAATCCGGATCAGTGGTTCTTCCAATTTGATGTGTTCTCCTCATTCCACGTCGGCTTTATCGCCATGACCGTCTTCTTTTCGCTCACCGTGTTCTCGCTCATCCTCTATATCTTCGAAACCAAACTGAAGCAGGCTCTGCACGAATCGGAAAAAGCCCGACACGAGATCGAGAAGCAAAAGCAGATCGTCGATGAGGCCTTCGCCACGATCAAAGAGCAAATGGCTGAGAACAAAGCCGTCATGAATGCGACGGAAGTGGCTCTCGTCATGATCTTTCCCGGCATGAAAATTGATCTGGAAAAGTCCTCGGCCTACTTTCAGAAACTCTTCCCCGGCATCGACAACTTCTCGCAGGTTCTGCGCAAGATGAAGATCGAAAGCGCCAAGAGTGTTCTGCAGTCGGTGATTGGCGAATCGACACTGACCTGGTCGCTGAATGAATCCTCGTTTCCGCTGGAAGCCATCATTGACGACAATACTCATGAGCTGGAATGGAAGAAGATCGAGAATGACGGCGTGATCACAGCGATCGTCTTCGCGGCCAAAAACGTCCAGCCGCTGCTTGACTCCAAAAAGAAAATGGAAAGCCTGAACCGCTATGCGCAGCTTCTCGTGACCGTGGTCGGTGAGCAGGATGACAACCGCAGTCATGACAAGGAAAAGAAGAATCGGGCGATCATCAAAGCCATCAATCGGCAGATCCCCCAGGTGCGGGAAGCGATTGCCCGGGCTGAAATCAGCCTCGTCGATAACTGGCAGCCGATCTATATCACCCTGCATACGCTGAAGGGTGAAATGAGCAGCTTCAGCTTCAACGACATCAAGGAATTCCTTCACAAGACGGAAGAGCACGTGAAGGATGTTCGCGAGATCATCCGCGTCCATCAGGGCAAGCTGGATCATGAAGCCCGGGAAAAGTTAACGGCGATCAAGGGCAGGCTCATACACGATCTTATCCATATTCAGAACAGTCTGCAGGAGATTCAGGATATCTGCCGTCAAACAGGTGCCGACCAGAACGCGATCCTGATTTCGAGGGAGCGCCTGCAGTATGCGAAGGATGATCCGCATCTGCTCAAGGAGCTGGTTATTGATTCCCTCTATGAAGATGTCCGTGACGTCATCAAGGGCTTTGAGTCGGAGATTTATAAAGTGGCGGGCGATCTTGGAAAACCATCACCCCGTCTTCTGATATCGTCAGGGCGCTATTATCTGACGGATTTCGCCGCTGATAAACTCCGGCAGGCGCTGACGCACATCATCCGCAACTCCCTTGATCATGGCATTGAATCCCGGGATGAACGCCTGCAGAAGGGCAAGAGCGAAATAGGTGAGCTGACCTTCGTCGTCGATGACGACGGCCCTTCGATTCAGATTCGCATTCGGGATGACGGGCGTGGACTCAATCTCGTCGATATTCGGGAAAAAGCCATGGCCCAGGGACTCATTCAGCAGTCGCGCAAGCATTCGCTGCGGGAGATTTCCGAGTTGATCCTTCTGCCAGGCTTTTCCACGACCCGTAACGTCTCCATGGTATCAGGGCGCGGTATTGGAATGGAGGCGGCTCGCGGTTTTATCGCGGATCTGGGCGGGGCGCTCACGCTGCATCTTCTGGATCAGACGGACCATCCGGCTTTGGAACTGCGTCTGTCCATTCCCAAAGCCCATATCCCCGTCACTCCAGATGCCTGGCTCGAAAGCAAAAGCGCTTAG
- a CDS encoding alkaline phosphatase D family protein, with translation MLHSRRSLFKIGTSLVGVLVAERQAFSLEWRQLPEAIGRRERERLAQTFEYGVASGDPLHDRVILWTRVTGDGSSLIPVRWQAALDSGFEKIVAEGEAEARTENDFTVHVDALLPYPSTTYYYRFYAMNCWSMVGRTRTAPSDLQAICLALVSCSSIWSGYFNTYEALAQRNDIDAIIHVGDYIYDFLDEDEQRNMPADPVNASNPETLEGVRQRYRYYRKDVFLRHAHQQHPWIIVWDNHDIDHRAGRDASIRAFHEWVPLRRPEAAQDHIIYRRLSFGPMLDLIMLDTRHVGRDSLSQETGSRSILGDQQFHWLKNQLIESQARWRILGNQVLMASCKILGRPISEKMWDGFPADRERLLRVLTENGIINTLVATGDAHLSFAANLEVDGRAAGVEILPSSVTRGNLDEQVKGILGTIAKGGFAAAVKLFNPHIRYFESTRHGYGIMDLKEEGATLEFWYVPHEELSQEQVMAKALYVANGQQRITREDASLSEGRKRASPAPQEPRLYQSPGEVGGQGGDYFDDTERLGLKSRLIRIRLRSGDRVDALAVDYDDGLSLSHGGDGGSEQILELNPGEYLRRMTVSIGKRKGATAVHYIKLTTSQGRALEAGRKTASVMDYAPEPGRHIAGFRGRAGRELDKLGPIFAPDFDV, from the coding sequence ATGCTTCATTCGCGCCGAAGCCTATTCAAAATAGGAACGAGTCTTGTGGGTGTTTTGGTGGCTGAACGTCAGGCCTTTTCGCTTGAATGGCGCCAGCTTCCTGAGGCCATCGGCAGGCGTGAACGGGAGCGTCTCGCTCAAACGTTTGAATATGGTGTGGCATCCGGCGACCCCCTGCATGATCGCGTTATTCTTTGGACGCGGGTGACCGGCGATGGATCATCCCTGATCCCCGTGCGCTGGCAGGCGGCTTTGGATAGTGGCTTTGAAAAAATCGTCGCCGAGGGTGAGGCCGAGGCCAGGACTGAGAATGATTTCACGGTGCACGTGGATGCCCTTCTTCCTTATCCTTCCACGACGTATTACTACCGTTTTTACGCCATGAACTGCTGGTCGATGGTCGGACGCACGCGGACAGCTCCTTCGGATCTGCAGGCGATTTGTCTGGCGCTGGTCAGCTGCTCCAGTATCTGGTCAGGATATTTCAATACCTATGAAGCCCTGGCCCAAAGAAATGATATCGACGCGATCATCCATGTCGGTGACTATATCTACGATTTCCTGGATGAAGACGAGCAAAGGAATATGCCGGCCGATCCCGTCAACGCCAGCAATCCCGAAACACTCGAAGGCGTGCGCCAGCGCTATCGTTATTATCGCAAAGATGTTTTTTTGCGTCATGCGCACCAGCAGCATCCCTGGATTATAGTCTGGGATAATCATGATATCGATCACAGAGCCGGCCGGGACGCCAGCATTCGGGCCTTTCATGAATGGGTGCCGCTCCGAAGGCCGGAAGCCGCGCAGGATCACATCATCTATCGTCGGCTGTCCTTTGGTCCCATGCTCGATCTGATTATGCTGGACACGCGGCATGTCGGTCGTGATTCCCTGAGCCAGGAAACCGGCAGCCGCTCCATACTCGGCGATCAGCAGTTTCACTGGCTGAAAAACCAATTGATTGAATCGCAGGCCCGCTGGCGTATCCTCGGCAATCAGGTGCTGATGGCTTCCTGTAAAATTCTGGGGCGGCCCATTTCGGAAAAAATGTGGGATGGTTTTCCTGCTGACCGGGAAAGGTTGCTCAGGGTGCTGACAGAAAACGGCATCATCAATACGCTGGTGGCCACAGGCGATGCGCATCTTTCCTTCGCAGCCAATCTTGAAGTGGATGGCCGGGCCGCCGGCGTCGAAATTCTGCCGTCCAGCGTGACCCGGGGCAATCTGGATGAACAGGTCAAGGGCATTCTCGGCACGATTGCCAAGGGTGGTTTTGCAGCCGCTGTAAAACTTTTCAATCCGCACATTCGCTATTTCGAGAGCACCCGGCACGGTTACGGAATCATGGATTTAAAAGAGGAAGGCGCCACACTCGAATTCTGGTATGTGCCGCATGAGGAGCTGAGTCAGGAGCAGGTCATGGCGAAGGCCCTCTATGTCGCCAATGGTCAGCAGCGTATCACCCGTGAAGATGCCTCTCTTTCCGAAGGTCGCAAACGCGCGTCTCCCGCTCCTCAGGAGCCGAGGCTTTATCAGAGCCCAGGTGAAGTCGGAGGTCAGGGTGGAGACTATTTTGATGACACCGAACGCCTTGGCTTAAAATCCCGCCTCATTCGCATTCGACTGCGCAGTGGCGATAGGGTCGATGCTCTGGCTGTGGACTATGACGATGGACTTTCTTTGAGCCACGGCGGTGACGGCGGAAGTGAACAGATCCTGGAACTGAATCCCGGTGAATATCTGCGCCGCATGACCGTGAGTATCGGCAAAAGAAAAGGGGCCACCGCGGTCCACTATATAAAGTTAACGACAAGCCAGGGTCGCGCTCTGGAAGCGGGTAGAAAAACAGCGAGCGTCATGGATTATGCGCCGGAACCCGGACGACATATTGCAGGCTTCCGCGGGCGAGCCGGTCGCGAGCTGGATAAGCTCGGACCCATATTCGCGCCGGACTTTGACGTTTAA
- a CDS encoding GSCFA domain-containing protein: MKPFRTELTLPPAPFLERDRPIFTLGSCFAEHIGQRLLDFKWQGLNAPFGTLFHPWALSKLLRLAAAEADLDAALFVENDGAYFHHDLHSRFFAQDPAALQEKWREVAASVRAVLKLSPCVLLTLGTAWVYERKSDGQLVANCHKKPMDQFNKRLLRTDEIQAALKDIRATLPLPSPLIISLSPVRHVKDTLTGNAWSKSLLLTGIHDFLSRHDGLYFPAHEIMLDDLRDYRFYESDMIHPSGEAIDYIWEKFTATYMTEASQKFLKDWQNILNTLKHRPLRVEAPSYQKHVSAMIERLDSFSDIDCSQEKFELRSRLFS; encoded by the coding sequence ATGAAGCCATTTCGGACAGAATTGACCCTGCCGCCGGCCCCTTTTTTGGAGAGGGATCGGCCCATTTTTACGCTCGGCTCCTGCTTTGCGGAACACATAGGGCAGAGGCTTTTGGACTTCAAATGGCAGGGTTTGAATGCGCCCTTCGGGACGCTCTTTCATCCCTGGGCACTGAGTAAACTCTTGCGGCTGGCCGCGGCGGAAGCGGACCTGGATGCTGCGCTTTTCGTGGAGAATGATGGGGCCTATTTTCATCATGATCTGCATAGTCGCTTTTTTGCGCAGGATCCTGCAGCGCTGCAGGAAAAATGGCGGGAAGTCGCTGCCTCGGTACGCGCAGTCCTGAAGCTGTCACCCTGTGTTTTATTAACGCTGGGCACGGCCTGGGTTTATGAAAGAAAATCCGACGGGCAGCTGGTGGCCAACTGCCACAAAAAACCGATGGATCAGTTTAACAAAAGACTCCTGCGCACGGATGAGATCCAGGCGGCGCTGAAGGACATACGGGCAACGCTGCCGTTGCCTTCACCCCTGATTATCAGTTTAAGCCCGGTCCGCCATGTAAAGGATACGCTGACAGGAAACGCCTGGAGCAAAAGCCTTCTTTTGACGGGAATACATGACTTTCTTTCGCGGCATGACGGCCTTTATTTCCCGGCTCATGAAATCATGCTGGATGACCTGCGTGACTATCGCTTTTATGAGTCCGACATGATCCACCCATCGGGTGAAGCCATCGACTATATCTGGGAAAAATTCACAGCCACCTATATGACCGAGGCCAGTCAGAAATTTCTAAAGGACTGGCAGAACATACTCAATACTTTGAAGCATCGTCCCCTGCGCGTCGAAGCCCCCTCCTATCAAAAGCATGTCAGCGCGATGATCGAACGACTCGATTCGTTTTCTGATATCGACTGTTCGCAGGAAAAATTCGAACTCCGTTCCCGCCTCTTCTCTTAA
- a CDS encoding 1-acyl-sn-glycerol-3-phosphate acyltransferase: protein MYQDILSQLGRTIFALRGWTCDPLPPYWQKKQVIIGFPHTTIMDTVMAFSGFAIVKKKGHVLVRNQDFRWPYAGLLKKLGAIPVDRSQSTGLVKQMAKEFAERDEFHLALVPEGTRRDVQKIKTGFWHIAKEARVPIVCWYLDNAHKRTVWAGQLIPGDSLEKDLETIRQLYAKLGYDIPGL, encoded by the coding sequence ATGTATCAGGATATTCTCAGTCAGCTCGGTCGTACGATCTTTGCCTTGCGCGGTTGGACCTGTGATCCTTTGCCCCCTTACTGGCAGAAAAAGCAGGTTATTATCGGCTTTCCTCACACCACCATCATGGACACCGTGATGGCCTTTTCCGGCTTTGCCATTGTAAAAAAGAAGGGTCATGTCCTGGTTCGCAATCAGGATTTCCGCTGGCCTTATGCCGGGCTTTTGAAAAAACTGGGAGCCATTCCCGTCGATCGCAGTCAATCCACGGGCCTTGTGAAACAAATGGCCAAGGAATTCGCCGAACGCGACGAGTTTCACCTGGCTCTGGTTCCCGAGGGAACACGCCGCGATGTTCAGAAAATCAAAACGGGATTCTGGCACATCGCAAAAGAGGCCAGGGTGCCGATTGTGTGCTGGTATCTCGATAATGCCCACAAAAGAACCGTGTGGGCGGGGCAGCTGATCCCGGGTGATTCCCTGGAAAAGGATCTTGAAACCATTCGTCAGCTGTATGCGAAACTCGGTTACGATATTCCCGGACTATAA
- a CDS encoding adenylate/guanylate cyclase domain-containing protein — protein MTLLILLSSALSFASQLSESPARPPLQISPLLLDDPGQAVALNRKKLESMESAKVPHEFMRAAFELQSGLIQLGRYEEALVFLDSSLPVAQAQHDREAEAWFRLQRYQAESSSTMQYTAGGYAELEAVQKMAQDIKNPILLGNVHLQKAYFHTKTNQEEAAAKSFHEAYKVVQSSPDELQRLRLLGSLAIVYTVNSSVRLDRALEMFEELHQYFLKHPYRYLGSVTYFYYGDALSQMQQWDKALDAYQRSYGFAVKIQDEIGEVYARLNIAKVKNQQRKFREALGILHEILPTFARYRDEGGMLEVDLNRVRALLSLGRKDEAQKLMQKISPAMERLVSPTDTVDFHRLHSEVQAAQGDYEKAYQQLEMAYSQQLKIFDERKQNIAQRYYIDFEIEKSADRNRLLQQENELQSLALSSKERQTQLILAILVLALGVLIMTGWLFYKTKRKNAEIRSLHQYIETNVLQRFLPPVLVAEIIEGRSRLDQKAKSELVTILFADLCEFTQSTERLGTATISHILNDFFVAMTDVVFEHGGTIDKFIGDCVMVIFGAPLHLDPEEQARRAVACAFAMHQRLKTLNASWELTEHEHFEMRIGIHQGSAVVGSFGGPKRADYTVIGQAVNLASRVEALATPRSVFVTEAITPYLPRTAYRSHGFFRIRGLNEERELFEVLNTAATEEATVA, from the coding sequence ATGACTTTGCTCATACTCTTGAGCAGTGCCTTGTCTTTTGCGTCTCAGCTGAGTGAATCCCCGGCGCGTCCACCCTTGCAAATCAGTCCGTTGCTGCTCGATGATCCGGGCCAGGCCGTGGCCTTGAATCGGAAAAAGCTTGAGAGTATGGAGAGTGCCAAGGTCCCGCATGAATTCATGAGAGCGGCCTTTGAACTGCAGAGTGGACTTATTCAGCTCGGCCGCTATGAAGAGGCGCTGGTCTTCCTCGACAGCAGTCTGCCCGTGGCTCAGGCGCAGCACGACCGCGAGGCGGAGGCCTGGTTCCGCTTGCAGAGATATCAGGCGGAATCCTCATCCACTATGCAGTATACGGCCGGAGGCTATGCGGAGCTGGAGGCGGTGCAAAAGATGGCCCAGGACATCAAAAACCCCATACTGCTTGGGAATGTTCACCTGCAGAAGGCGTATTTTCATACGAAGACCAATCAGGAGGAAGCGGCGGCCAAAAGCTTCCACGAGGCCTATAAGGTCGTTCAAAGCAGTCCTGACGAACTGCAAAGGCTGCGGCTTTTGGGGAGCCTCGCGATTGTCTACACCGTGAATAGTTCCGTGCGTCTGGATAGGGCTCTGGAGATGTTTGAGGAGCTTCATCAGTATTTCCTGAAGCATCCTTATCGCTACTTGGGGTCTGTCACCTACTTCTATTACGGGGATGCCCTCTCGCAGATGCAGCAATGGGATAAGGCTCTGGACGCTTATCAAAGGTCCTATGGTTTTGCCGTGAAGATCCAGGATGAAATCGGTGAAGTCTATGCCCGACTCAATATAGCCAAGGTCAAGAATCAGCAAAGAAAGTTTCGGGAGGCCCTCGGTATTTTGCACGAGATCCTGCCGACCTTTGCCCGCTATCGGGACGAAGGGGGAATGCTGGAGGTCGATCTGAATCGGGTCAGAGCCCTTCTAAGCTTGGGGCGGAAGGATGAGGCGCAAAAGCTGATGCAGAAGATCAGCCCGGCCATGGAAAGGCTCGTGTCGCCGACCGATACCGTGGATTTTCATCGGCTGCATTCCGAAGTGCAGGCGGCCCAGGGCGACTACGAGAAAGCCTATCAGCAGCTGGAAATGGCCTATAGTCAGCAGCTTAAGATCTTCGATGAGCGGAAACAGAATATCGCCCAGCGCTACTATATCGACTTTGAGATTGAGAAAAGCGCGGATAGGAATCGCCTGCTCCAGCAGGAGAATGAACTCCAGTCTCTGGCTCTGTCGAGCAAGGAGCGTCAGACCCAATTGATACTGGCCATACTCGTTCTGGCCCTGGGCGTCCTTATCATGACCGGCTGGCTCTTTTACAAAACGAAAAGGAAGAACGCCGAGATTCGGAGCCTTCATCAGTATATCGAAACCAATGTGCTGCAAAGGTTTCTGCCGCCCGTTCTGGTGGCCGAGATTATCGAAGGGCGTTCGCGTTTGGATCAAAAGGCCAAGTCCGAGCTGGTCACCATTCTCTTCGCCGATCTCTGTGAGTTCACCCAGTCCACGGAAAGACTCGGAACAGCGACGATTTCCCATATTCTGAACGATTTTTTTGTGGCCATGACTGATGTGGTCTTCGAGCATGGCGGCACCATAGACAAGTTCATTGGTGACTGCGTGATGGTCATATTCGGAGCGCCGCTGCATCTCGATCCAGAGGAGCAGGCTCGTCGAGCGGTCGCCTGCGCCTTTGCCATGCATCAGCGCCTGAAAACCCTCAATGCCTCGTGGGAACTGACGGAACATGAACATTTTGAAATGCGCATCGGCATTCATCAGGGCAGTGCGGTCGTCGGCAGTTTTGGTGGACCGAAGCGGGCTGATTATACGGTGATTGGTCAGGCGGTGAACCTCGCCTCCCGAGTCGAGGCTTTGGCCACACCGCGATCTGTGTTCGTCACGGAAGCGATCACGCCGTATCTTCCCAGGACTGCGTATCGAAGCCATGGGTTTTTCCGAATCCGCGGTTTGAATGAAGAGCGCGAACTTTTTGAAGTTTTGAACACGGCCGCAACGGAAGAGGCGACCGTCGCATGA
- a CDS encoding S9 family peptidase: MRSLKSLSLLAAFALCASSVQAASSKEVTRREVGNLVMENIPEIPGALKDRLNQYENIRSASALGWLPGEQGLVISTRFGEASQLHTVRGPLQYRKQITFFDEPVGAADVSPVTPHILFLKDKGGNENSQIYLLDLESGRSKMLTDGESRNESALWDHQGRLMAFASTKRNGRDTDVYIQDLSQQNAGAQLVVQEGGSWEPMEFSYDGNLLLVSRTISINENYLYLYDLKAKKLEQIFPGMKMAFGAAAFAKDSQNIFLSNDSQGEFKTLYVYNIGTKSAKPITANIKWDVDALRLSPDGKTLVFETNEGGISKLYSLDTRKLSYKELKGLPIGQIGNFTFHPQKNNLLAMTLSSARSSGDVFVYDLKSNKLQAWTESETGGLNKNNFVEPELISYPTFDEAGGQPRQIPAFIYKPRNAKGKIPVVISIHGGPEAQFRPGFSASFQYYATEMGVAVIAPNVRGSSGYGKTYLTLDNGFKREDSVKDIGALLDWIGAQADLDASKVVVMGGSYGGYMTLATMTYYSDRLAGGIDTVGISHFISFLTNTKSYRQDLRRVEYGDERDPDMKTFLDKISPLTNVKKIQKPLFVVQGLNDPRVPTSEAEQIVKAVRANGNEAWYLLAKDEGHGFRKKANQSVYLQTTVMFLEKVLFSPKAASNP, encoded by the coding sequence ATGCGAAGTCTGAAGTCTCTCTCTTTACTGGCGGCATTCGCCCTCTGTGCGTCGAGCGTACAGGCAGCCAGCAGCAAGGAAGTCACCCGACGCGAAGTAGGCAATCTGGTGATGGAAAATATCCCCGAGATTCCTGGTGCCCTGAAAGACCGCCTCAACCAGTATGAAAATATCCGCTCGGCATCCGCCCTCGGCTGGCTGCCCGGCGAGCAGGGCCTTGTCATCAGCACCCGGTTCGGTGAAGCCTCGCAGCTTCACACCGTGCGCGGGCCGCTTCAGTATCGCAAGCAGATCACTTTCTTCGATGAACCTGTGGGCGCGGCCGATGTCAGTCCGGTCACGCCGCATATCCTTTTTTTGAAGGACAAAGGCGGCAACGAGAATTCTCAGATTTATCTGCTCGATCTGGAATCGGGCCGATCGAAGATGCTGACCGATGGCGAGTCCCGCAATGAATCCGCGCTTTGGGATCACCAGGGCCGCCTGATGGCCTTTGCCAGCACCAAACGCAACGGCCGTGATACCGACGTTTATATTCAGGATCTGAGCCAGCAGAACGCGGGAGCTCAGCTCGTCGTTCAGGAAGGCGGCAGCTGGGAGCCCATGGAATTCAGTTATGATGGAAACCTTCTGCTCGTCTCCCGCACGATTTCCATCAACGAAAATTACCTTTACCTCTACGACCTGAAAGCGAAGAAGCTGGAGCAGATCTTCCCCGGCATGAAAATGGCATTCGGGGCCGCGGCTTTTGCCAAGGACAGTCAGAACATTTTCCTGTCGAACGACAGCCAGGGCGAATTCAAAACGCTTTACGTTTACAATATCGGCACGAAAAGCGCGAAGCCCATCACAGCGAACATCAAATGGGATGTCGATGCCCTGCGCCTTTCCCCGGATGGCAAAACCCTGGTTTTTGAAACCAATGAAGGCGGCATCAGCAAACTCTACAGCCTCGATACCCGAAAATTATCCTATAAAGAGCTGAAAGGTCTTCCCATCGGACAGATCGGCAATTTCACCTTCCATCCCCAGAAAAATAATCTCCTGGCTATGACGCTGTCGTCGGCCCGTTCCTCGGGTGACGTCTTTGTTTACGACCTGAAGAGCAATAAGCTGCAGGCCTGGACAGAGAGCGAAACCGGCGGCCTGAACAAGAATAATTTCGTGGAACCGGAACTCATTTCCTATCCGACCTTTGACGAGGCAGGTGGGCAGCCGCGCCAGATCCCGGCCTTTATCTATAAGCCGCGCAACGCCAAAGGCAAAATCCCCGTTGTGATCAGCATTCACGGCGGTCCCGAGGCTCAATTCCGCCCAGGTTTTTCGGCGAGCTTTCAGTATTACGCCACGGAAATGGGCGTGGCCGTGATCGCTCCCAACGTCCGCGGTTCTTCCGGCTATGGGAAAACCTATTTGACCCTGGATAACGGCTTCAAGCGCGAGGATTCGGTGAAGGACATCGGGGCGCTCCTCGATTGGATCGGAGCGCAGGCGGATCTGGATGCCAGCAAGGTCGTCGTGATGGGTGGATCGTATGGTGGCTACATGACCCTGGCGACGATGACCTATTATAGCGATCGTCTCGCCGGTGGCATTGATACAGTCGGCATCAGTCACTTCATCAGCTTTTTGACCAACACCAAATCCTATCGTCAGGATCTGCGCCGCGTGGAATACGGGGATGAACGCGACCCCGATATGAAGACCTTCCTTGATAAGATCTCGCCCCTGACGAACGTGAAGAAAATTCAGAAGCCGCTTTTCGTCGTGCAGGGCCTCAACGATCCGCGCGTGCCGACCTCGGAAGCGGAGCAGATCGTGAAAGCGGTTCGTGCGAATGGTAACGAAGCCTGGTATCTTTTGGCTAAAGATGAAGGCCACGGCTTCCGCAAGAAAGCCAATCAATCGGTTTATCTGCAAACGACCGTGATGTTCCTGGAGAAGGTCCTCTTCTCGCCCAAGGCCGCCTCGAATCCTTAA